The proteins below come from a single Papaver somniferum cultivar HN1 chromosome 11, ASM357369v1, whole genome shotgun sequence genomic window:
- the LOC113321830 gene encoding cinnamoyl-CoA reductase 1-like isoform X2 has translation MLIDAPSPVSGPVCVTGAGGFIASWIVKLLLEKGYTVRGTVRNPDDPKNSHLRDLEGAKDRLILCKADLLDYGSLLDAINGCEGVLHTASPVTDDPEQMVEPAVDGTTNVINAAAESGVRRVVFTSSIGAVYMDPNRGPHVVVDEKCWSDLDFCKNTKNWYCYGKAVAEKAAWQVSREKGVDLVVINPVLVLGPLLQPTVNASIVHILKYLTGSAKTYANSVQAYVHVKDVALAHILVYETPSAEGRYLCAESVLHRGDIVEILLKFFPEYPIPNKGSSEEKSEASIICK, from the exons ATGCTAATTGATGCACCTTCCCCTGTTTCCGGCCCTGTATGTGTCACAGGTGCCGGAGGTTTCATTGCATCTTGGATAGTTAAGCTTTTGTTAGAGAAAGGTTACACTGTCAGAGGAACCGTAAGGAACCCGGACGATCCCAAGAACTCACATTTAAGAGATCTTGAAGGTGCGAAAGATAGGTTGATATTATGTAAAGCTGATCTTCTTGATTATGGTAGTCTTCTTGATGCCATTAATGGATGTGAAGGTGTTCTTCATACTGCCTCTCCTGTTACTGATGATCCG GAACAAATGGTTGAGCCTGCAGTGGATGGAACAACTAATGTGATCAACGCCGCAGCTGAATCGGGTGTACGTCGCGTTGTATTCACATCTTCCATTGGAGCTGTCTATATGGATCCAAATAGAGGTCCACATGTTGTTGTAGATGAGAAATGCTGGAGTGATCTTGATTTCTGCAAGAATACCAAG AATTGGTATTGTTATGGAAAGGCAGTGGCAGAAAAAGCCGCATGGCAAGTGTCAAGAGAGAAAGGTGTGGATTTAGTGGTAATAAATCCGGTGCTAGTGTTGGGACCGCTTCTTCAACCAACAGTCAATGCGAGCATAGTTCACATACTCAAATACTTGACCGGTTCGGCAAAAACGTACGCAAACTCTGTGCAAGCCTACGTTCATGTCAAAGATGTGGCCTTAGCTCATATTCTTGTTTACGAAACACCATCCGCCGAGGGGAGATATTTGTGTGCCGAAAGCGTACTTCACCGTGGTGACATTGTTGAGATTCTCTTAAAGTTCTTCCCTGAATATCCCATCCCAAACAA GGGCTCTTCTGAAGAGAAATCAGAAGCATCAATAATCTGCAAATAA
- the LOC113321830 gene encoding cinnamoyl-CoA reductase 1-like isoform X1: MLIDAPSPVSGPVCVTGAGGFIASWIVKLLLEKGYTVRGTVRNPDDPKNSHLRDLEGAKDRLILCKADLLDYGSLLDAINGCEGVLHTASPVTDDPEQMVEPAVDGTTNVINAAAESGVRRVVFTSSIGAVYMDPNRGPHVVVDEKCWSDLDFCKNTKNWYCYGKAVAEKAAWQVSREKGVDLVVINPVLVLGPLLQPTVNASIVHILKYLTGSAKTYANSVQAYVHVKDVALAHILVYETPSAEGRYLCAESVLHRGDIVEILLKFFPEYPIPNKCSDQIRPRVQPYKFSNNKLKDLGLEFTPVKQSLYETVKSLQEKGHLPLPTHPEDNTLRINC; encoded by the exons ATGCTAATTGATGCACCTTCCCCTGTTTCCGGCCCTGTATGTGTCACAGGTGCCGGAGGTTTCATTGCATCTTGGATAGTTAAGCTTTTGTTAGAGAAAGGTTACACTGTCAGAGGAACCGTAAGGAACCCGGACGATCCCAAGAACTCACATTTAAGAGATCTTGAAGGTGCGAAAGATAGGTTGATATTATGTAAAGCTGATCTTCTTGATTATGGTAGTCTTCTTGATGCCATTAATGGATGTGAAGGTGTTCTTCATACTGCCTCTCCTGTTACTGATGATCCG GAACAAATGGTTGAGCCTGCAGTGGATGGAACAACTAATGTGATCAACGCCGCAGCTGAATCGGGTGTACGTCGCGTTGTATTCACATCTTCCATTGGAGCTGTCTATATGGATCCAAATAGAGGTCCACATGTTGTTGTAGATGAGAAATGCTGGAGTGATCTTGATTTCTGCAAGAATACCAAG AATTGGTATTGTTATGGAAAGGCAGTGGCAGAAAAAGCCGCATGGCAAGTGTCAAGAGAGAAAGGTGTGGATTTAGTGGTAATAAATCCGGTGCTAGTGTTGGGACCGCTTCTTCAACCAACAGTCAATGCGAGCATAGTTCACATACTCAAATACTTGACCGGTTCGGCAAAAACGTACGCAAACTCTGTGCAAGCCTACGTTCATGTCAAAGATGTGGCCTTAGCTCATATTCTTGTTTACGAAACACCATCCGCCGAGGGGAGATATTTGTGTGCCGAAAGCGTACTTCACCGTGGTGACATTGTTGAGATTCTCTTAAAGTTCTTCCCTGAATATCCCATCCCAAACAA GTGTTCAGATCAAATTAGACCAAGGGTTCAACCATACAAATTCTCGAACAATAAGCTCAAGGATTTAGGGCTTGAATTCACTCCAGTGAAACAAAGCTTATATGAGACTGTGAAAAGTCTTCAAGAGAAAGGTCATCTTCCGCTTCCTACTCATCCCGAAGACAATACTCTCCGCATCAATTGTTAA